Proteins encoded together in one Riemerella anatipestifer window:
- the rpmB gene encoding 50S ribosomal protein L28 → MSRICQITGKRAMVGNHVSHANNKTKRRFEINLLEKKFYLPEQEKHITLKVSAHGLRVINKIGIEEAVERATRNGFIK, encoded by the coding sequence ATGTCAAGAATTTGCCAAATAACAGGAAAGCGTGCAATGGTAGGAAACCATGTTTCTCACGCTAATAACAAAACGAAGCGTCGTTTTGAGATTAACTTATTAGAGAAGAAGTTTTACCTTCCAGAGCAAGAGAAACATATTACACTTAAAGTTTCTGCTCACGGATTGAGAGTAATTAACAAGATTGGAATTGAGGAGGCTGTAGAAAGAGCAACTCGTAACGGATTTATCAAATAA
- a CDS encoding DUF4295 family protein has product MAKKVVATLQTSSKKMTKVVKMVKSPKTGAYVFEEKVMNADDVDAYLKK; this is encoded by the coding sequence ATGGCAAAAAAAGTAGTAGCAACCCTACAAACATCTTCTAAGAAGATGACAAAAGTAGTGAAAATGGTAAAGTCTCCTAAAACTGGGGCTTATGTTTTCGAAGAGAAAGTAATGAATGCAGATGATGTAGATGCTTATTTAAAAAAATAA
- a CDS encoding S9 family peptidase: protein MQPPKAIKKLQKLVVHNDERIDPYFWLNQRDTPEVLEYLEQENAYTEFILKDTEDFQKGLFEEMKARYKEDDASLPYFFNGYWYIVKFKKGKDYPLFFRKYQTLEAEEELLLDANQLAEGKKFLDVGSMAVSPNNKLATYSTDEIGRRIYSIFIKNLETGAVSNEVIENTTGKAVWANDNEHFFYIRKDKSLRAYQIFRHKLGTSPSEDVLVFHEKDTSFDVNLFKTKSLEYIFIASSSTVSDEHRFIPADDVSAPWQIVQTREEGLEYAVEHYQNHFYIITNEGGATNFKLVKTLVATPQKENWQTIIPHREDTLLEGFEIFKDYLVVEERREGLLQISIRHWETGEQYYLPFQEETYTAYIGLNLDFNSTKLRYGYSSLVQPSAIFEFDMNSQTQILLKEQEVLGGKFSKENYTSERLWASSRDGVTKIPISLVYRKDTVLSQDTPLLLYGYGSYGHTIDASFSRGRLSLLDRGFVFAIAHIRGGEYLGREWYEKGKLLHKKNTFYDFIDCAKFLIEKNYTSSKHLYAMGGSAGGLLVGAVINEEPSLFNGAVAQVPFVDVVTTMLDEDIPLTTGEFDEWGNPKEEQYYHYMKSYSPYDNIKAQSYPHLLVTTGYHDSQVQYWEPAKWVAKLRDMKKDQNFLVFKTDFSSGHGGASGRFESLKEDALEYAFLMKLEKLSK from the coding sequence ATGCAACCACCTAAAGCAATAAAAAAACTACAGAAGTTAGTTGTTCATAATGATGAAAGGATAGACCCTTACTTTTGGTTAAACCAAAGAGATACTCCTGAGGTTTTAGAATATCTTGAGCAAGAAAATGCTTATACAGAATTTATATTAAAGGATACTGAAGATTTTCAAAAAGGACTTTTTGAGGAAATGAAAGCGAGGTATAAAGAAGATGATGCCTCGTTGCCGTATTTTTTTAATGGGTACTGGTATATTGTTAAATTTAAAAAAGGGAAAGATTATCCACTCTTTTTCAGAAAGTATCAAACTTTAGAAGCGGAGGAAGAACTTTTGCTAGATGCTAATCAACTAGCAGAAGGTAAGAAGTTTCTAGATGTAGGAAGTATGGCGGTAAGTCCTAATAACAAATTAGCTACTTATTCTACAGACGAAATAGGAAGGCGTATTTACAGTATTTTCATTAAAAATTTAGAAACGGGAGCAGTCTCCAACGAAGTCATAGAAAACACCACAGGTAAAGCTGTTTGGGCTAATGATAACGAGCATTTTTTCTATATCAGAAAAGATAAAAGTCTTAGGGCATATCAGATTTTTAGACATAAACTAGGAACTTCTCCTAGCGAGGACGTTTTAGTTTTCCACGAAAAAGATACTTCATTTGATGTCAATTTATTTAAAACTAAATCGTTAGAATATATATTTATTGCGAGTTCTAGTACGGTTTCAGATGAGCATCGTTTCATTCCAGCTGATGATGTGTCTGCACCATGGCAAATCGTTCAAACTAGAGAAGAAGGCTTAGAGTATGCGGTAGAGCATTATCAAAATCATTTTTATATCATTACCAATGAGGGAGGAGCAACTAATTTTAAATTAGTGAAAACACTAGTAGCTACACCACAGAAAGAAAATTGGCAAACAATAATTCCTCACAGAGAAGATACTTTATTAGAGGGTTTTGAAATTTTTAAAGATTACCTCGTGGTGGAAGAGCGTAGAGAAGGTTTGCTTCAAATTAGCATCAGGCATTGGGAGACGGGTGAGCAATACTATCTTCCGTTTCAAGAGGAAACTTATACAGCTTATATTGGGTTGAATTTGGACTTCAATTCTACAAAATTAAGATATGGATATTCATCTCTTGTTCAGCCATCTGCCATTTTTGAATTCGATATGAATAGTCAAACCCAAATACTTCTTAAAGAGCAAGAGGTTTTGGGTGGTAAATTTTCAAAAGAGAACTATACTTCGGAGAGGTTGTGGGCGTCTTCAAGAGATGGTGTTACTAAAATACCTATATCTTTAGTTTATAGAAAAGATACGGTGCTTTCTCAGGATACACCATTATTACTTTATGGTTATGGAAGTTATGGTCATACCATAGATGCTTCATTTTCTAGAGGGAGATTGTCGTTACTAGATAGAGGTTTTGTGTTTGCTATTGCACACATTAGAGGAGGAGAATATTTGGGTAGAGAATGGTACGAAAAAGGAAAGTTGCTTCACAAAAAAAATACCTTTTATGATTTTATAGACTGTGCCAAATTTTTAATTGAGAAAAACTATACTTCTTCAAAACATCTTTACGCTATGGGAGGTAGTGCAGGAGGATTATTAGTAGGGGCTGTTATTAACGAAGAACCTAGCCTTTTTAATGGAGCGGTTGCACAAGTTCCATTTGTAGATGTGGTTACCACAATGCTAGACGAAGACATACCTCTAACAACAGGTGAGTTTGACGAATGGGGAAATCCTAAAGAAGAGCAGTATTATCATTATATGAAGTCCTACTCTCCATATGATAATATCAAGGCTCAAAGTTATCCTCATTTACTAGTAACTACAGGATACCACGATAGTCAAGTGCAGTATTGGGAACCAGCAAAATGGGTAGCAAAGCTACGAGATATGAAAAAAGATCAAAATTTTTTGGTTTTTAAAACTGATTTTTCTTCAGGACACGGAGGGGCTAGTGGTCGATTTGAATCACTAAAGGAAGATGCTTTAGAGTATGCTTTTTTAATGAAGTTAGAAAAACTGAGTAAATAA
- the rpmG gene encoding 50S ribosomal protein L33, whose amino-acid sequence MAKKGNRVQVILECTEHKESGVAGMSRYITTKNKKNTTERLELKKYNPVLKKYTLHKEIK is encoded by the coding sequence ATGGCAAAAAAAGGGAATAGAGTCCAAGTGATTTTGGAATGTACAGAGCATAAAGAAAGTGGTGTTGCTGGAATGAGCAGATACATCACGACTAAGAATAAGAAGAATACAACGGAAAGATTAGAGCTTAAAAAGTATAATCCTGTTCTTAAAAAGTATACACTTCATAAAGAAATCAAGTAA